One region of Gossypium raimondii isolate GPD5lz chromosome 6, ASM2569854v1, whole genome shotgun sequence genomic DNA includes:
- the LOC105773869 gene encoding protein TRACHEARY ELEMENT DIFFERENTIATION-RELATED 7A: MAYYYYSPPPPPSSPPSPPPYPVSPPTPTTVPVSPPHAPSHHFAPPKPTPSIPSSPTTPTTPPRKTTPPSIPSHPPSPGKAPTPPTAAAPPVIPSKGSPPHSSSPPTKPPKSSSPPHFPPPPKSSPGKVPPPAAAPGPYSSKTPPAGAKPPKSSSSPSYSPPPKSPPGKVPPPAAAPGPYISKTPPGAAKPPKSSSPSYSPPPKLSPGSLPLAPTPSFSSLSPSSESEVTVPPSLPGGGGGGSHTTIIAVCVSLGGAFFLAFLLVGLICLAKRKKKPVMAPAAAAASSSDEESEGTSASSPTTPHAAEQTVAVPMHQHGSNIQAVGAGGSHCEPGLSVDGSSHNRDC; this comes from the coding sequence ATGGCCTATTATTACTATTCTcctccaccaccaccatcaTCTCCGCCTTCTCCTCCACCGTATCCAGTGTCTCCACCGACCCCGACGACAGTTCCGGTGTCACCTCCACATGCACCATCACATCATTTTGCCCCGCCAAAACCTACTCCAAGCATTCCCTCTAGTCCTACAACCCCAACCACTCCTCCAAGAAAGACAACACCACCGTCTATACCTTCACATCCACCAAGCCCTGGTAAAGCTCCAACGCCACCAACAGCTGCTGCACCACCGGTTATACCCTCCAAGGGATCACCACCTCACTCCTCATCACCACCAACAAAACCACCAAAATCTTCATCACCTCCACACTTTCCTCCACCACCAAAATCATCACCAGGTAAAGTACCACCGCCAGCTGCTGCACCAGGACCATACAGTAGCAAAACACCACCAGCGGGGGCAAAACCACCAAAATCTTCGTCGTCACCTTCATACTCGCCACCACCAAAATCACCACCAGGTAAAGTACCACCGCCAGCTGCTGCACCAGGACCATACATTAGTAAAACACCACCAGGAGCAGCAAAACCACCAAAATCTTCATCACCTTCATACTCACCACCACCAAAACTATCACCTGGTAGCTTGCCTCTTGCACCAACACCATCTTTCAGTTCTCTGTCACCATCGTCAGAATCAGAGGTGACAGTGCCGCCATCACTACCAGGAGGGGGAGGAGGTGGCAGCCACACAACTATTATCGCCGTTTGTGTATCCCTCGGTGGTGCATTTTTCCTTGCATTCCTTCTGGTTGGTCTCATTTGCTTagccaaaaggaaaaagaagccAGTCATGGCTCctgcagcagcagcagcaagcTCTTCCGATGAAGAAAGTGAAGGAACCAGCGCCTCATCCCCAACAACCCCACATGCAGCAGAACAAACTGTGGCAGTACCAATGCATCAGCACGGCTCTAATATTCAAGCCGTAGGTGCTGGCGGCTCTCATTGTGAACCAGGGCTCAGTGTGGATGGTTCGTCTCATAATCGAGATtgctaa